A region of Deinococcus rubellus DNA encodes the following proteins:
- a CDS encoding ABC transporter permease, whose translation MDELLNALLRALAFGTPLLLASLGAVINERAGVVNLGVEGMMALGALAGFAVAYGDGSPGSGSIALGILAAMAAGGLAALLHAFVTITLRANQFVSGLSLTLLGLGVAGLLGKKYEGFPLLGQPSQWPFTIGAIVLALVLAFWLTSTRAGLTLRSVGENPAAADVLGLNVNLIRYGAVTFGGTLAGLAGAYLSLVYRPSWTDGMTAGLGWIAVALVIFVGWNPLRAIFGSIFFGLLYYLQFRLQGKTFIPTEFFAAMPYLLVIVVLAFAGLRGQQGSAPEALGRPYTRGER comes from the coding sequence ATGGATGAACTCTTAAACGCCCTCCTACGCGCTCTCGCCTTCGGCACGCCGCTGCTGCTGGCGTCGTTAGGGGCCGTCATCAACGAGCGGGCTGGGGTGGTCAACCTGGGCGTGGAGGGCATGATGGCGCTCGGCGCGTTGGCGGGCTTCGCAGTGGCTTACGGCGACGGCTCGCCGGGCAGCGGCAGCATCGCACTGGGCATTCTGGCGGCAATGGCGGCGGGCGGGCTGGCGGCCTTGCTGCACGCCTTCGTCACCATCACACTGCGGGCCAACCAGTTTGTGTCGGGCCTGAGCCTGACCCTGCTGGGCCTGGGCGTGGCCGGGCTGCTCGGCAAGAAATACGAGGGCTTTCCGCTGCTTGGGCAGCCCAGTCAGTGGCCCTTTACCATCGGGGCCATCGTGCTGGCGCTGGTCCTGGCCTTCTGGCTGACCAGCACCCGCGCCGGTCTGACCCTCAGATCGGTGGGCGAGAACCCCGCCGCTGCCGACGTGCTGGGCCTCAACGTCAACCTGATCCGCTACGGAGCCGTCACCTTCGGAGGTACGCTGGCAGGCCTGGCGGGCGCGTACCTGTCACTCGTCTACCGTCCCTCCTGGACCGACGGCATGACAGCGGGACTGGGCTGGATCGCGGTGGCGCTGGTCATCTTTGTGGGCTGGAATCCGCTGCGGGCCATTTTCGGCAGCATCTTTTTCGGGCTGCTCTATTACCTGCAATTCCGGCTCCAGGGCAAGACGTTCATTCCCACCGAATTTTTTGCGGCCATGCCGTACCTGCTGGTTATCGTGGTGCTGGCCTTCGCCGGGTTGCGCGGACAGCAGGGTTCGGCTCCCGAAGCGCTGGGCAGACCCTACACGCGCGGTGAACGCTGA
- a CDS encoding BMP family ABC transporter substrate-binding protein, giving the protein MHKTKTLLALALALTTAATTQASAQDANAKLKACFIYVGPTGDIGWSYAHDQGRKAAEKALPWLETQYVESVPEGQALPVIDRLAKNGCQVIFTTSFGYMDDTLAAAKKYPNIIFAHNAGFKRNPNMATYMADFYQVYYLNGLVAGALSKSGKIGFVGTYPVPELKRHLSAFALGVRAVNPKANVNVKWINAWFDPAKTREASEALLSEGADVLTSAEDSATGVQTAGAKNIPTFSHYNPMLKFSPNNVVSGHIAHWDKIYIDFLTKVHNGTYTNKNLANVDYWWLLSKGAVEMGADNGLPFNAKFVPQLKAARMMVGGKSVSVYDRVMALNAQMSKGETFDPLTGPIKDRNGVLRVPAGKTMSVADLNSMSWVAPGVVGQVADEPKK; this is encoded by the coding sequence ATGCATAAGACCAAGACGCTGCTCGCCCTGGCCCTCGCCCTCACCACCGCCGCCACGACCCAGGCCAGCGCCCAGGACGCCAACGCCAAGCTCAAGGCCTGCTTCATCTACGTTGGCCCCACCGGCGATATCGGCTGGAGCTACGCCCACGACCAGGGCCGCAAGGCCGCCGAGAAGGCCCTGCCCTGGCTGGAAACCCAGTACGTGGAGAGCGTGCCGGAAGGCCAGGCGCTCCCGGTGATCGACCGGCTCGCCAAGAATGGTTGCCAGGTGATCTTCACCACCAGCTTCGGCTACATGGACGACACCCTGGCCGCCGCCAAAAAGTATCCCAACATCATCTTTGCGCACAACGCCGGTTTCAAGCGCAACCCCAACATGGCGACCTACATGGCCGACTTCTATCAGGTCTATTACCTCAACGGTCTGGTCGCCGGGGCGCTCAGCAAGAGCGGCAAGATCGGCTTTGTTGGCACCTACCCGGTTCCCGAACTCAAACGTCACCTCTCGGCCTTCGCGCTGGGCGTCAGGGCAGTCAACCCCAAGGCCAATGTTAACGTCAAGTGGATCAACGCCTGGTTTGACCCGGCCAAGACCCGCGAGGCCAGCGAAGCGCTGCTCTCCGAGGGCGCGGACGTGCTGACCAGCGCCGAGGACTCGGCCACCGGGGTGCAGACCGCCGGAGCCAAGAACATTCCGACGTTCAGCCACTACAACCCGATGCTGAAATTCAGTCCCAATAACGTGGTGAGCGGCCACATCGCCCACTGGGACAAGATCTACATCGATTTCCTGACCAAGGTCCACAACGGCACCTACACGAATAAAAATCTCGCCAACGTGGACTACTGGTGGCTGCTGAGCAAGGGAGCCGTCGAGATGGGCGCGGACAACGGTCTGCCCTTCAACGCCAAGTTCGTGCCGCAGCTCAAGGCTGCCAGGATGATGGTCGGCGGCAAGTCGGTCAGCGTCTATGACCGGGTGATGGCGCTCAATGCCCAGATGAGCAAAGGCGAGACGTTTGATCCCCTCACTGGCCCGATCAAGGACCGCAACGGTGTGCTGCGCGTGCCCGCTGGCAAGACCATGAGCGTCGCTGACCTCAACAGCATGTCGTGGGTCGCGCCCGGCGTGGTGGGCCAGGTCGCCGACGAGCCGAAGAAGTAA
- the coaBC gene encoding bifunctional phosphopantothenoylcysteine decarboxylase/phosphopantothenate--cysteine ligase CoaBC: protein MAAIKAPSTLRRLREAGFKTDVIAGRAALEFVTPLSLSTAAGREVATDDTWFAARPDAQHLTLARADVTVLVGASADLLARAAHGLASDLASATLLSVRGKVLWVPAMNQQMWLHPAVQANVQTLRHWGHRFLGPTHGTFGTLGEGTGWGRMAEPEEIAAAALALLSQTPDPTPHSPDLQNLKLVVSAGPTREYLDPVRFISNPSSGKMGYAVALEAQARGALVTLVSGPVNLPDPPGVAVIKVESAVQMHDAVLKAAADAQIVVMTAAVADYRAAEQKTEKEAKTAGEVSIQLVPNPDILAALGQQKSGRVLIGFAMETHAGVERAALKARRKNADFILLNYPTQQGTAFGGDDNQVTLVRPDGTSEAWPRLSKREVAARLLDEALKVRQSAR from the coding sequence ATGGCGGCCATCAAAGCGCCCAGCACCCTGCGGCGGCTGCGCGAGGCGGGGTTCAAAACCGACGTGATCGCTGGCCGCGCCGCGCTCGAGTTCGTCACGCCGCTGAGCCTGTCGACCGCCGCAGGCCGCGAGGTCGCCACCGACGACACCTGGTTCGCGGCGCGGCCCGACGCACAGCACCTGACGCTGGCCCGCGCAGACGTGACGGTCCTCGTAGGGGCCAGCGCCGATCTGCTGGCCCGCGCCGCACACGGCCTGGCCTCCGATCTCGCCAGCGCCACCCTGCTGAGTGTGCGCGGAAAAGTGCTGTGGGTGCCCGCCATGAACCAGCAGATGTGGTTGCACCCGGCGGTGCAGGCCAACGTGCAGACGCTCAGACACTGGGGCCACCGCTTTCTCGGCCCCACTCACGGCACGTTCGGCACGCTGGGCGAGGGCACGGGCTGGGGCCGGATGGCCGAGCCGGAGGAGATCGCGGCGGCGGCGCTGGCTCTTCTTTCCCAGACTCCAGACCCCACACCCCACAGCCCAGACCTGCAAAATCTCAAACTCGTCGTCTCCGCTGGCCCCACCCGCGAGTACCTCGACCCGGTGCGCTTCATCTCCAACCCCAGCAGCGGCAAGATGGGCTACGCGGTGGCGCTGGAGGCCCAGGCACGCGGCGCTTTGGTGACCTTGGTCAGTGGTCCGGTAAATCTGCCCGACCCGCCGGGCGTGGCAGTGATAAAGGTGGAGAGCGCCGTGCAGATGCATGACGCCGTGCTGAAAGCCGCCGCAGATGCCCAGATCGTCGTGATGACGGCGGCGGTGGCCGACTACCGTGCCGCCGAGCAGAAGACCGAGAAGGAAGCCAAGACGGCGGGCGAGGTCAGCATTCAACTGGTGCCCAACCCCGACATTCTGGCGGCGCTGGGCCAGCAGAAATCGGGGCGGGTGCTGATCGGCTTCGCGATGGAAACGCACGCGGGCGTGGAGCGGGCGGCCCTCAAGGCGCGGCGCAAGAATGCCGACTTCATCCTGCTCAACTACCCCACACAGCAGGGCACGGCCTTCGGCGGCGACGACAACCAGGTGACGCTGGTGCGGCCCGACGGCACATCCGAGGCGTGGCCGCGCCTGAGCAAGCGCGAGGTGGCCGCCCGGTTGCTGGACGAGGCGCTGAAGGTGCGGCAGTCGGCCCGGTAA
- the rpoZ gene encoding DNA-directed RNA polymerase subunit omega has product MAEKDIDKLLSLTDSKYRLSVVTAKRAIQLKSGAPSVLAPDVKARTHNLVTQAMRELATGKLTVGEQLIDESRFQQDYQRQRQAQLQAQLNAERERERD; this is encoded by the coding sequence ATGGCCGAAAAAGACATTGACAAGCTCCTATCCCTGACCGACAGCAAGTACCGCTTATCTGTGGTGACGGCCAAGCGCGCCATTCAGCTCAAGTCCGGTGCGCCGAGCGTGCTGGCCCCCGACGTGAAGGCCAGGACCCACAATCTGGTGACCCAGGCCATGCGCGAACTCGCCACCGGCAAGCTGACGGTGGGCGAGCAGCTCATCGACGAGAGCCGCTTTCAGCAGGATTACCAGCGCCAGAGGCAGGCTCAGCTCCAGGCCCAGCTCAACGCTGAGCGCGAACGCGAACGCGACTGA
- a CDS encoding magnesium transporter CorA family protein, protein MLTYYRSVGGKLNMLDQYTDGCWIDATAPSAEELARVARETGLDLDYLSYPLDPDERSRFEREDNQLLIIMQTSYRLGENSDIPYDTVPLGILHNDHCLVTVCSMPNPVVKDVVSGLVRQVSTAKKNRLTLQLFLRNAQRFLIDVRHINKQVDRTEDKLENSTRNQELLELLKLEKSLVYFMTGLRANEAMMERVKRDRIFEMYEEDQDLLDDVLIENLQAIEMVGIASNILTSMAGAFASIISNNVNQVVKFLTISTILIAIPTLITGIFGMNVPLPYQDRAWMTLAIFVFMGLVLTLVVWLMKRFDVF, encoded by the coding sequence GTGCTGACCTACTACCGCAGTGTGGGCGGCAAACTGAATATGCTGGATCAGTACACCGACGGCTGCTGGATTGACGCCACCGCGCCCAGCGCCGAGGAACTCGCCCGCGTGGCCCGCGAGACCGGCCTCGATCTCGATTACCTGAGTTACCCGCTCGACCCCGACGAGCGCAGCCGCTTTGAGCGCGAGGACAACCAACTGCTGATCATCATGCAGACCAGTTACCGGCTCGGCGAGAACTCGGACATTCCCTACGACACCGTGCCGCTCGGCATTCTGCACAACGACCACTGCCTGGTGACGGTCTGCTCGATGCCCAATCCGGTGGTCAAGGACGTGGTGAGCGGTCTGGTGCGCCAGGTCAGCACCGCCAAGAAAAACCGCCTGACGCTGCAACTCTTCCTCAGAAATGCCCAGCGTTTCCTGATCGACGTGCGCCACATCAACAAGCAGGTGGACCGCACCGAGGATAAGCTGGAAAACTCGACGCGCAACCAGGAACTCTTGGAACTGCTCAAGCTCGAAAAGAGCCTGGTGTACTTCATGACCGGCCTGCGCGCCAACGAGGCCATGATGGAGCGGGTCAAGCGCGACCGTATCTTCGAGATGTACGAGGAAGACCAGGACCTGCTCGACGACGTGCTGATCGAGAATTTGCAGGCCATCGAAATGGTCGGCATCGCCAGCAACATCCTGACCAGCATGGCCGGGGCCTTTGCCAGTATCATCAGCAACAACGTCAACCAGGTGGTCAAGTTTCTGACCATCAGCACCATTCTGATCGCCATTCCCACCCTGATCACCGGCATCTTCGGCATGAACGTGCCGCTGCCCTATCAGGACAGGGCCTGGATGACGCTGGCGATCTTCGTCTTCATGGGGTTGGTGCTGACGCTGGTGGTCTGGCTGATGAAGCGCTTCGACGTGTTCTAG
- a CDS encoding magnesium transporter CorA family protein, translating into MIRAKTLGGQEVDVFSLPAGTLPQGIWVDLQDAAPEELQKIQSLFPLHPLALEDAREEGHWSRFETYPAHDFLTYRTLARAQECDEFTERISIFVFPGSAALRETAPGHSPPAPGLPGSVLTFSRHATIYLEKVWSLAGRDSVNTPAEVAYELIDHGADTFATYASALEERIEALQEKVFQDERLNVTGAVFGFKHNLARVRHLASEAREAVLLLVRHGHAEGGDQIRYRDALSNLDRAVSRLDAQREALTNLLDTALGFQAQRMNEVIRTLTVVSTIFLPLTFLAGVWGMNFKLMPELEWHYGYVLAWGSFVLTGLLMAAYFKRRGWW; encoded by the coding sequence GTGATTCGCGCCAAGACGCTCGGCGGTCAGGAAGTCGATGTTTTCAGTCTGCCAGCGGGAACGCTGCCGCAGGGGATCTGGGTCGACCTACAAGACGCCGCGCCGGAAGAGCTACAAAAGATTCAGTCCCTCTTCCCACTGCACCCGCTGGCGCTGGAAGACGCACGCGAGGAGGGGCACTGGAGCCGCTTCGAGACGTACCCAGCCCACGATTTTCTGACCTACCGCACGCTGGCCCGCGCCCAGGAATGCGACGAGTTCACCGAGCGCATCAGCATTTTCGTGTTTCCCGGCAGCGCCGCCCTCCGCGAGACGGCCCCTGGGCATTCGCCACCCGCGCCGGGGTTGCCGGGGAGCGTCCTGACTTTCTCCCGACACGCCACCATCTACCTGGAGAAGGTCTGGAGCCTGGCGGGGCGCGATTCAGTCAATACGCCCGCCGAGGTGGCCTACGAGCTGATCGATCACGGGGCCGACACCTTTGCCACTTACGCCAGCGCCCTGGAAGAACGCATCGAGGCGTTGCAGGAAAAAGTCTTCCAGGATGAGCGGCTCAACGTCACGGGGGCGGTGTTCGGCTTCAAGCACAACCTCGCGCGGGTGCGTCACCTGGCCAGCGAGGCCCGCGAGGCGGTACTGCTGCTGGTCCGGCACGGCCACGCCGAGGGCGGCGACCAGATCCGTTACCGCGACGCCCTGAGCAACCTCGACCGGGCCGTCTCCAGACTCGATGCCCAGCGTGAGGCCCTCACCAACCTGCTCGACACGGCCCTAGGCTTTCAGGCACAGCGCATGAACGAGGTGATTCGCACCCTGACGGTGGTCAGCACCATTTTCCTGCCGCTCACCTTTCTGGCGGGGGTATGGGGGATGAATTTCAAGCTGATGCCAGAGTTGGAGTGGCATTACGGCTACGTGCTGGCCTGGGGCAGTTTCGTTCTCACCGGACTGCTAATGGCCGCTTATTTCAAGCGACGGGGCTGGTGGTGA
- the crcB gene encoding fluoride efflux transporter CrcB codes for MLLGVTWQGAILVALGGAVGALARYGLSLWIASLGTRYAWATFPMATLLINVTGAFALGYLLTRVGLSHPARAAWPPELRLALGTGFLGAYTTFSTFSVETNALMLRGEWGRAALYVLLTIGFGLAAAVLGRVAALR; via the coding sequence ATGCTGCTGGGCGTGACTTGGCAAGGAGCCATTCTGGTAGCGCTGGGCGGTGCGGTGGGCGCACTGGCACGCTATGGCCTGAGCCTGTGGATAGCATCGCTGGGCACGCGCTACGCCTGGGCCACCTTTCCAATGGCGACCCTCCTCATCAATGTCACCGGCGCGTTTGCGCTGGGCTACCTGCTGACCCGGGTGGGACTGAGCCACCCGGCCCGCGCCGCCTGGCCGCCGGAGCTGCGGCTGGCGCTCGGCACCGGCTTTCTGGGAGCCTACACCACCTTTTCCACCTTCAGTGTGGAGACCAACGCCCTGATGCTGCGCGGCGAGTGGGGACGGGCGGCCCTTTACGTGCTGCTGACCATCGGCTTCGGCCTGGCGGCGGCGGTCCTGGGGCGGGTGGCGGCGCTGCGCTAA
- the xseA gene encoding exodeoxyribonuclease VII large subunit, which yields MPAAASQTSLNLRDLLAYVEQVLARGIPGAVWVRAEIASLTDRRHLYLDLVQVGADGREVAKCRATLWARERFALEGKFRRATGGGLMAGMSVLLFVTAEFHPQYGFSLHILDAAPEFTLGDAALRLDELRKTLAREKLLGKNRSLPAPQDFTRLIVLSPAGAAGLGDFRGELDRLEATGVLDVVYLEATFQGQAAEASLLRALEQARAAHEGKAADALVIIRGGGASLDLAWLNTGALARAVAVFPIPVITGIGHARDDTILDELANVRTDTPSKAAAFIVGSILERVQEALESYAAVRSLCREVLRNAENSAERRHDGLRRAALQRADSEAQRLDATMRQVLGLTPERTLARGYVLVRDAAGSVVTRAAQVSAGQALRLGFRDGEVGVRVAAE from the coding sequence ATGCCTGCTGCCGCGTCCCAAACTTCTCTCAACCTGCGCGATCTGCTGGCCTACGTGGAGCAGGTGCTCGCGCGCGGCATTCCCGGCGCAGTGTGGGTGCGTGCCGAGATCGCCTCACTCACCGACCGCCGCCACCTCTACCTCGATCTGGTGCAGGTGGGTGCCGACGGTCGCGAGGTCGCCAAGTGCCGGGCGACCCTGTGGGCACGCGAGCGCTTTGCCCTGGAAGGCAAGTTCCGCCGCGCCACCGGAGGCGGCCTGATGGCCGGAATGAGCGTGCTGTTGTTCGTCACTGCCGAATTTCACCCACAGTACGGCTTTTCACTGCACATTCTGGACGCCGCCCCCGAATTTACGCTGGGCGACGCAGCGCTGCGGCTCGACGAACTCAGGAAGACGCTGGCCCGCGAGAAGCTGCTGGGCAAAAACCGCAGCCTGCCTGCCCCGCAGGACTTCACCCGGCTGATCGTGCTGAGTCCGGCGGGCGCGGCGGGCCTGGGCGATTTCCGGGGCGAGCTGGACCGCCTGGAGGCGACGGGCGTGCTGGACGTGGTGTATCTGGAGGCCACCTTTCAGGGCCAGGCTGCTGAGGCCAGTCTGCTGCGGGCACTGGAGCAGGCCCGCGCCGCCCACGAGGGGAAAGCCGCCGACGCCCTGGTGATCATCCGGGGCGGCGGGGCCAGCCTCGATCTGGCCTGGCTCAACACTGGGGCGCTGGCCCGCGCGGTGGCCGTCTTCCCCATTCCGGTCATCACCGGCATCGGGCATGCCCGTGACGACACCATTCTGGACGAACTCGCCAATGTTCGCACCGACACGCCCAGCAAGGCGGCAGCCTTCATCGTCGGCAGCATTCTGGAACGGGTGCAGGAAGCCCTGGAGAGCTACGCGGCGGTGCGCTCACTGTGCCGCGAGGTCCTCCGGAACGCCGAGAACAGTGCCGAGCGCCGTCACGACGGGCTGCGCCGGGCAGCCCTGCAACGCGCCGACAGCGAAGCGCAGCGCCTGGACGCCACCATGCGTCAGGTGCTGGGACTGACCCCGGAGCGCACCCTGGCACGCGGCTACGTTCTGGTGCGCGACGCTGCGGGAAGCGTGGTGACGCGGGCAGCGCAGGTCTCGGCGGGTCAGGCGCTGCGGCTGGGGTTTCGGGACGGGGAAGTGGGCGTGAGGGTAGCGGCAGAGTAA
- the csaB gene encoding polysaccharide pyruvyl transferase CsaB, giving the protein MNVTVSGFYGFGNTGDEAIALAMSRELQAAGHAPLLLSQTPAQTAQLYGCRSAARMNPLSLLRAVAGCEVLLSGGGGLLQDKTSARNLTYYLGVIRLARTLGKRPVVFNQSIGPLSDSGSVQVARALRGLRVIVRDRRSLETLAGLGIEGMLGGDPALLLRPGEGILRNEKTVVLAPRGDVPDATARLQTLARDLKAQGRRTVALSFYPYEDDAAAHSLGADEVISTREPQVALDTVAAAGAVAGVRLHALILAAAAGTPFVGLSYDPKVSGFCADAGAVSVPVDVDPATLLTLLASQRQPDWDAISAMKARARESFAWALAK; this is encoded by the coding sequence CTGAACGTCACGGTGAGCGGGTTTTACGGCTTCGGGAACACCGGAGACGAGGCGATTGCCCTGGCGATGTCGCGCGAGCTGCAAGCCGCCGGGCACGCGCCGCTGCTGCTCTCACAGACGCCTGCCCAGACGGCCCAGCTGTATGGCTGCCGCAGTGCGGCGCGGATGAACCCGCTCTCCCTGCTGAGGGCTGTGGCGGGCTGTGAGGTGCTGCTTTCCGGCGGCGGCGGCCTGCTGCAAGACAAGACCAGCGCCCGAAATCTGACCTACTACCTCGGCGTGATCCGGCTGGCGCGCACCCTAGGCAAGCGCCCGGTGGTGTTCAACCAGAGCATCGGCCCGCTGAGCGACTCGGGCAGCGTGCAGGTGGCACGTGCCCTGCGCGGCCTGCGGGTCATCGTGCGCGACCGGCGCAGTCTGGAGACGCTGGCCGGGCTGGGCATTGAGGGAATGCTGGGCGGCGACCCGGCCCTACTGCTGAGGCCCGGCGAGGGCATCTTGCGAAACGAGAAGACGGTGGTGCTGGCCCCGCGCGGCGACGTGCCGGACGCCACCGCGCGCCTGCAAACGCTGGCCCGCGACCTCAAGGCGCAGGGGCGGCGCACCGTGGCCCTGAGCTTTTACCCCTACGAGGACGACGCGGCAGCCCACTCGCTCGGCGCAGACGAGGTGATCAGCACCCGAGAGCCGCAGGTGGCACTCGATACCGTCGCGGCGGCGGGCGCGGTGGCCGGAGTGCGGCTGCACGCCCTGATTCTGGCGGCGGCAGCAGGCACGCCGTTCGTGGGCCTGAGTTACGATCCCAAAGTCAGCGGCTTCTGCGCCGATGCCGGGGCCGTCAGCGTGCCGGTAGACGTGGACCCGGCGACCCTGCTGACGTTGCTGGCCTCCCAGCGCCAGCCCGACTGGGACGCCATCAGCGCCATGAAAGCGCGGGCGCGGGAGAGTTTCGCCTGGGCACTGGCGAAGTAG
- a CDS encoding DUF5693 family protein: MTNASPTPPANALNALPTPTRSRFQPLLLGVLALSLIPAGWLAVSRVAFENSEKNVALVMDYPALSQQAKETGQDPNALLLRYKSLGVNGVAVFEDVVASTIQHGDAYFLSGAELQARNPGAKGINPEWSYMRSIKPGVVENLVNSFGYISNAGAISQVQADNVSLAKADKKELPAAIYKPLATNTLNVAGQKWVGWAVDPRYLPAGPNTEQIKQFKAEGFVVVYRPWPDQRVRDPGKNWPDVPFISFTGAKVIGAGNPRVMQDISDRLGKRVPTIIENSVQQGLAELIKDRTAARMFSLNPSWQNSLTPDEVASKFALAARERTQRILYLRPFPTQGETELFLNDLTRLLDARNIKITQPVIENYAPSDALRWLSMLGTLAALLLLALSYPLPRLGLIVAGLALLGALGLNGFQPYPGLALVSAITFPALGLVLRRKQMTDWYVATGFSLLGVLYVSALGTDKNSMLGLDPFSGVGLTLVLPIGLVALSFLPRQDIRQTIADLFAIRLKLGDVIMMGVALGAFAVAVLRRGNTSAVGVSDTEAKIRQDLQDAIIRPRFKEVFGHPLLLLGLSGTLPGYFTMLALLGGLEGQASILNTFSHFHTPLMISLTRALIGLATGLLLGYIGVWVLRMVIRIWNNYGGWNGGRPPSGTPISGVSAAQPSAPRRPLVPRTEMRADDALGLGDLGIKP; encoded by the coding sequence ATGACCAACGCCAGCCCCACCCCGCCCGCCAACGCCCTGAATGCCCTGCCCACACCGACCCGCTCCCGCTTTCAGCCGCTGCTGCTGGGGGTGCTGGCCCTCAGCCTGATTCCCGCCGGATGGCTGGCCGTCAGCCGAGTCGCCTTTGAAAACAGCGAAAAAAACGTGGCGCTGGTGATGGACTACCCGGCACTCTCGCAGCAGGCCAAGGAAACTGGCCAGGACCCCAACGCCCTGCTGCTGCGCTACAAATCGCTGGGCGTCAACGGCGTGGCGGTGTTCGAGGACGTGGTCGCCTCCACCATTCAGCACGGCGACGCCTACTTCCTGAGCGGGGCCGAGTTGCAGGCCCGCAACCCCGGCGCGAAGGGCATCAACCCCGAGTGGTCATACATGAGGTCAATCAAGCCGGGTGTGGTCGAGAATCTGGTCAACAGTTTCGGCTACATCTCCAACGCGGGCGCGATCAGTCAGGTGCAGGCCGATAACGTCTCGCTGGCCAAAGCCGATAAGAAAGAGCTGCCTGCTGCAATCTACAAGCCGCTGGCCACCAACACCCTCAATGTAGCGGGGCAGAAGTGGGTCGGCTGGGCGGTGGACCCGCGCTACCTCCCGGCGGGACCCAATACCGAGCAGATCAAGCAGTTCAAGGCCGAGGGATTTGTCGTGGTGTACCGTCCCTGGCCCGACCAGCGGGTGCGTGACCCTGGCAAGAACTGGCCGGACGTGCCGTTCATCTCGTTTACCGGCGCAAAAGTCATTGGCGCGGGCAACCCCAGGGTGATGCAGGACATCAGTGATCGGCTGGGCAAGCGCGTGCCGACCATCATCGAGAACAGCGTGCAGCAAGGCCTGGCCGAGTTGATCAAAGACCGCACCGCCGCGAGGATGTTCAGCCTGAATCCGAGCTGGCAAAACAGCCTGACGCCCGACGAGGTCGCCAGCAAGTTCGCGCTGGCCGCCCGCGAGCGCACCCAGCGCATTCTGTACCTGCGCCCCTTCCCGACCCAGGGCGAGACCGAACTCTTTCTCAACGACCTGACCCGGCTGCTGGATGCCCGCAACATCAAGATCACCCAGCCGGTGATCGAGAACTACGCACCGAGCGACGCCCTGCGCTGGCTGAGCATGCTCGGCACCCTGGCGGCGCTCCTGCTGCTGGCGCTGAGCTACCCACTGCCGCGCCTGGGCCTGATTGTGGCAGGACTGGCCCTGCTCGGCGCGCTGGGCCTCAACGGCTTTCAACCGTATCCCGGCCTGGCGCTGGTGTCAGCCATTACCTTTCCGGCACTGGGGCTGGTCCTGCGGCGCAAACAGATGACCGACTGGTATGTGGCCACCGGCTTCAGCTTGCTGGGCGTGCTGTATGTCAGCGCACTGGGCACCGACAAGAACAGCATGCTGGGCCTGGACCCCTTCAGCGGCGTGGGCCTGACGCTGGTGCTGCCGATTGGCCTGGTCGCATTGAGCTTTCTGCCGCGCCAGGACATTCGCCAGACCATTGCCGATCTGTTCGCCATCCGCCTCAAGCTGGGCGACGTGATCATGATGGGCGTGGCGCTGGGGGCCTTCGCGGTGGCGGTGCTGCGGCGCGGCAACACCTCAGCGGTGGGCGTGAGTGACACCGAGGCCAAAATTCGCCAGGACCTTCAAGACGCCATCATCCGCCCGCGCTTCAAGGAAGTCTTCGGCCACCCGCTGCTGCTGCTGGGGCTGTCGGGCACGCTGCCGGGCTACTTCACCATGCTGGCGCTCCTGGGCGGCCTGGAAGGGCAGGCCAGCATCCTCAACACCTTCTCGCACTTTCACACGCCGCTGATGATCAGCCTCACGCGGGCGCTGATCGGGCTGGCCACCGGGCTGCTGCTCGGCTACATCGGGGTCTGGGTGCTCAGAATGGTCATTCGGATCTGGAACAATTACGGCGGCTGGAACGGGGGCCGTCCGCCCTCGGGCACGCCGATTTCGGGCGTGTCCGCTGCTCAGCCCAGCGCCCCGCGCCGCCCGCTGGTGCCGCGCACCGAGATGCGTGCCGACGACGCGCTGGGCCTCGGCGACCTGGGAATCAAGCCCTGA